Genomic segment of Danaus plexippus chromosome 5, MEX_DaPlex, whole genome shotgun sequence:
aattacaaaataacatcTTTTGCTTATCCTAAGATTAACAATAGGAATAAACGAGACTATTACAGTGTCTCAGTACTTTACAAACCgcatattaaaagaaataatactttaaaacaatagcaaaattcagataaataataaattctttttaaataactaaacgGTGCATAGTATTTCGTATGTCTTATGAGAAATCTCTTTTCCGGCGAATGAAACATACATAGCTCTGTGGCTCGGGTGGACCTgtgaaatatgaatattaaaatccaaATCAGTTAATACAACTTAATGTGTAtcagaaatatgaaaaaaaaataattttgaaattgattatggaattaatgatatgaaatatatgaaatttagtCATCTGTCACTTCAAAATGACTCGCTCTTGTGATTCAATTAAATGCCAACACTCCTTTATCACTACTTCTCTTTGTCTTTATTATAAGACGAGTGCAGCActgtatacataattttaacattactgccttataaaataaaatgataactgTAGTAAATTGTTAGATATTCaatagtttgtaaataaataaataaaaaataagtatatgttaataataaatttgtataagtaaagtaaaataataaagtttatttctgtctaaataaaattatagagatCTGCAGTCATGCACATATCTGAAAAAATTACTAGATACTAGTGaagtatattcatattatgatatttttgtttattataaacttaaaaaaaaagacttatTTTCTTGAACATATGACAACTTTTTAGTACAATAAACTACATAGACCAAGTCATATACATGCATTCCTACCCATTTGTTTATTACTAATGTTAATGTTGccatattgaataataatgtatttaatgttaaatttgtacatacataaacaAATTGTAAGGGTgcaagaatataatattagtaaaatttattttattaaatatagtataaattgTCTTACCTTTCCTGGTGTGAGTGATCCCTGTTCTCTGGCTCTTCCCACATACAAGGGTTCACCTTCAGAAGTATTACCAGCAACTATAGCATTTGGGGGTATTGAACTTTCACAGCAATCAACCCAACGGATACATTCTGGACGAGCACATAACACCTGCAAATaccaacaaacatacataaataacagtagaattaaatatcaataaagtaGTTTTGGAATATTCAATACAGATTTCAAAGAAAAGAATGTAggaaatcattaataatttgttgctTGTGTTCACACTGGTGATTAAAAAGcacaaaaatgttattctaatattgacatatgtagaatttttttattaataattgtaaactctcagaattttattttacaattcaatatataaaaataaaataaagagcgTTTGTGTTTGattttgattgtatttaaCACGATTTCATCTTCTGATTTTAAAGTCTTGGTTCTAACAtcaaaaacaacaacaaaattgGACAAaactaaagtatattttattgattaaataccTCAATATTATGAACTGCATTTTCAGCACCACCCCAGGGCACATAAGCGGCCTTGTGCTGAATGGCAAGTTTACCAGGTATAAGATCACCTTCAAATCTGGCCCTTATGACCCATAAAGGACTATGGTCATATCCTTCATAGCCAGCAACAACTGCTCGGTTACCAAACATATGGGCCTCATTTGGAGTTGTTGGAATCCATTCCACTACAGCTGGAtagtaaaaattgttataatcattatattgcggatattgatacatttttttcaagataataaaatatatgaccgACTATAAACCCTTGAAGAGGTAAAATGCTTTTgtccatataaatattatcaatacaaataaatactcaATAAATGAGTGATGTCATCAAGATaagtaattatgtattttaaatgataaaaatgtaacttgttttgttttattggaaTAATATCTTGAGTATTGGAACCCTGCTTATCAACTACTAATTGTGGACATCATCAAATAATCATTACATACCAAACTCATTATCTACCATAATAGAgaattaattgaaacaaaaattgtaaattcacatataaaacttgaaaacaccttatttaaaattattgtttgtctattgaaattataggaatgtttatttaatagttctgGACTATATCATGTAAGGTAATCTGTTTATTAAAAGGATACATATATCACTTTACAGTGAGAATAACTTACGCTCATATGATGGTTGAGGAGCAACATTAGGGAATCCTTGGTAACCATAATTTGGAGGTGCTGCTGGTGCTCCTGGATAGGACATCGCTGCAGGCGGCAACTGGCCTGGCAGAGGTTGTGTAGGATAGACTACAAAGCCAGGCTGGTATGGAAATTGGGGATTTTGCCCACTTGGATATCCAGGGATCGCCTGGACAGGTGAGGCATTTGTTGGGTTGTAAATTTGAGGGTAGATTTGATTTTGAGGTGGAGGATATTGAGGTGGGTTACCCCCATATGGATCTGAAATTGTATGATAAGGAAGGTgataatctttaaataaatttaagaatttacTGATTTTTTGagaataataaacttataagagttaagtatattaattaggaatatctaaaacattgattacaGTGTTTATTAAGCCATCTTTATTGACtatttgtaatgaaaacagtttcaaatataaaatttgatacataaaaacaaattgacttgaataattatgtcaaaaacattttatcagTGAAACTTAAGAAACAGTAGTTctaaatttatacttaatattgtttgagaaatatataacttcaGTTGcctatatgtttataatataatctagtattaactgaaaaattaataacattttgagCCTACTAAtagatgaaattataataatgacatgTTATTCTTAATTAGATAAGTAATATGGAATGCATTTATCTAtagtgattaaaattattaaataagtgaaATCCAATACAAATATGGTGTAACAAAGTAATGCCTTGTGTCGGATAATGTGGTGACTATACAGTTAACTGATTCACTATCTGAGATTAATGAGTAAATCGAAACATTTATGTAGCACACATTATTGAAAAGGTTTACTTACATCCAGACATAGTTGAAAGTTGAAAACCGAAGTTACGAAAGAGCTAATAAGAAAATCTAACTTTTAATGCTTATATAGGTTAAACGTAGTTAATTCACTACTCTTTCTCCACTTTCGTGGACGTTGCTCTTAATATTGTCAGTATAAGAGAGACAGCTACTAAACTTTTATGCAGTCAATTCTACCAATATAATGGAAGAAAGTACAAACACAACACTGAACGgtatatatttcaacaatGTTCTTTTccgtcaaaaatatttctccgTCATTCATACGTCAAAGTTGGGACaggctaaaaataaaaaaaagatatttgttattgcactttatattttgttgcatAATCAATGATATCAAAACAATCATaacatgaatataattttagtgtgATAtccttttctttttgttttcatgCATATTGCACACTTTcctatattaaactattttaaatgtttcacaGATAATTTAAGTTACGATTGGattgaaatagttattaacgaaataaaaaaaaaaaaattgatagaAAAGCAAACTAGAACtgaaaaatagaatttacTATTTACTAATCCgatgttttcaaatttataaagatcGATAGTAAGAAAACTTCGctattaaaatgcaaatattatGAAGCATAATAAGGTGATCTTTAAATTACTACTGGTACTTGTCTAGGACTttagaaaacaatttataaaagtatatggtagtaatttaatttttttttatcactataTTAAATGTCTCGTTACCTCCCGCCGCAGAGTAAGACTAAAAGGAAAGCCGCCCGGCTTAATAGCCAAGGCCAATACGATAGTGacaataatttgtttcaacagctcgtgtaaaatttattttctaaatcatTCGTACAAGTGAACTagcatatttgaatttattatgtattttttttattgacccCACTTTTTCCATAAAATcttgttcataaaattttcttggGGTTTATATCATCGGCTCCAAACCTTCTTACAAACTTTTCTAAATTTAGATATAGCGAGATGGTTTCTGGTTcctagcaataaacaagttctataataagaaatgaaGGAAAATTGACTTACCACTACTGTTACTATTCTCTTGTATAAGAATGTGACCGTGCAcagctatattatttttagatctaatggatatttatgtaaagtcatatttatacttagttcccgaaatattatttttaatttcctaaTAACTAACTGgcaatattatgataactttttaGGGACTTCGTTCCCATAGACTTAAGGAAATGGACAATTTccaagtatttttattcttattaagatatttgttaaaattaaactgaattTTTGGAGTTCGTTAACTCTTTTTCGGTGTTGTTTAAGTGcccatattatgtatgtagacAAATATGTTGAGAATAAAGCCTTGAATTAGACAATTGGTAAATTATGTCAAATcactgttaatttatttaattattataaatcattaatgtATCACTATgttctcattaatttatagaatCTTAACTAAATCAAGACCAggaaaaacgttttaaaatggTACTTACACACTTACACAATTAAGAATCGTCACATTACATACGAAGCTGTCTAAGCAGTGAGACTAAGCAAATTTATGGTAAGCGTACCTACTAATATAACTGGCGCTTTCACATTTTTACTGCgaacatatatattcatatagtaGGTACACAACATTCTATAATATACGGTCGCGTTATGTTTTTAGCTTTTTATGggatatttaagaaaattcgagtaataatttacataaaaatatattttttttatgtgatacTTGTGACTATAAGAACTATAAGacggaaataatatttgatcagaaaaaaatttttttttatttaaatagttactatcaaattactttgattatgatagtttttcctttttcatatcgtgtttgtatatatttcaaaataactgttatattattgtattttatgtagaATTTACCTTATACTTGATAACTTATGACATCAAAAACATCAAGATCTTGAAAGCCTAAGATAGGACTTGGAACTCAAGTTTCAGAACAATAAGATTTCTTGGTATGGAATATACATTGATTTGATTCCTTGGCTCTTCTTTCTCTCGGTTTTCAACTTATTGGTAACTAAGAATTGTTTAAAAGCAAACTGGTcagtcttttaaaaaattctagtCTCGTTGTTTTATACACTATGAAAAGTGCACGCAATATTTCTCTGATATAATTTCTCCGCGCAACAGACAATTAAACGCATTTCGAACCTCCATGCTTTCTTTGTACATCTtttttgtatggaatatgCATTGATTTGATTTCTTGGCTCCTCTTTCTCTCGGTTTTCAACTTATTGGTAACTAAGAATTGTATAAAAGCAAACTGGTCAGTCTTCTAAAAAATTCTAGTCTCGTTGTTTTATACACTATGAAAAGTGCACGCAATATTTCTCTGATAGAATTTCTCCGCGCAACAGACAATTAAACGCATTTCGAACGTCCATGCTTTCTTTGTACATCTtttttgtatggaatatgCATTGATTTGATTCCTTGGCTCCTCTTTCTCTCGGTTTTCAACTTATTGGTAACTAAGAATTGTTTAAAAGCAAACTGGTCAGTCTTCTAAAAAATTCTAGTCTCGTTGTTTTATACACTATGAAAAGTGCACGCAATATTTCTCTGATAAAATTTCTCCGCGCAACAGACAATTAAACGCATTTCGAACCTCCATGCTTTCTTTGTACATCTTTTTTGTATCCAAGCGAAGCAATGTTCATTTCTCCTCCACAGATAAGGATTGGAACAGTTAGTCTGCGTGTGTGTTCTAAAATCTACGGCTTCATTTCCACTGCTTATTAGGTGCAATAATAGTCAAGAAATATTCTGccgataaataattatataaaaagttattagattaatattatatcagtaccaatacttttataatgcCCTCTTTTCTCCCGAACAAGTGAAATGCAAAATTCTAACGTTGCTTAAAACGTCTGGCACAATTTAATTAACGAAAAACGCAAGCTGTTACACTGTTTAAAGATCGTTGCCGTCCGAcgatctttaaaaaataattttaaggcaGGTGAGAAATAACAAATGAAGGGTGCTTAAATACGGTTTACATAGTTTCGAACttcaatattacataaattatttctattctaaAACTTTACACATACTtaggtttaatattattattatatttcttaaaaatgtatattccaTTAATATACTTTCTTTTCAGCTAACCTACATAAAACATGAAAGGGTCTTAAAGCATATTGATTTTTACATTATGAACGTGCGACGTGACGACGAAATAGATACTTAAGAACCACTTTATAAGCGAAAatggaataatataaagtactcatcaatttttaaagtaaagtaattGTACTTATGCAGGTTTTGCTGTCAGTGGTCTTTACGATCTGAAAGGAGTGACAGCGTTTCTCATAACTATAGTGTGTTAAGATTATGTTGATTTCCAGGAACTGCAGTcattaaatttactaataaaaagtTCATTAACAGCAACAAACccctattttatatattatctacagctttttatttgttttcgagGTACATACAAAGTTGTTTTCCAGCTtataaatttggttaggtaatATATCTCTTAATAATACTTGACAAAGATATATGTCGAAGTAGGAAGCACTTTGTCGTTTCTTAAAAGAGTGACgtataactgacgtcatcgatgactttattcttgacaGTCATCAGGCTCCGAGGTATTTAAGGTAACCCCATAGAAGGTTTGATGAAtcccttacttcgaagaggtccGTAGCCTGCTACGGCTTGTGCGAGACTCTctgtaatcttttttttagtttcgttTTGTCTATTGCTGTTAGCTCTATTGGCtgttacagcgtcaccgggagaGGTGGGTGGCCCGATGTGACCAACCCGTTTAATTCGGGCCCGAAGTACCCGACAGGTGTGCGCCTGTGCcaagggtgcctctaagaggCCGGACCTCGGCTTAGAACGTCGTTGAAGTGGAGGATGGCATCGGAAGATGGAATTGCGTGACGCCCCTCGACGGCAGATGGCCCGAACGACGTGTAAGAAACGGGACCTCGTTTTCGCTGGCGAAGGCGGTGTGTTAGTGTAAATGTTGTCTTGGTGTGTCTTGAGGACATTTATGTCTGTACTGTCGGTCATATGTTTATTGTCAGGGTCCAGGAGGGGTGTCTGGGACGCCTAATATAAACTACTAGTAGCCATTAGCTTTAATCGCTCCCACGGCACTCAACATGTCCGCGTGCTGGCACATTGCCGTCGGAGGCCCTCAGCTTGGCAGCGAATCTCTGCACCTCCGCGGGGTCTATGAGACTCGCGATGTCGCAGACTACCTGCAGGCAAGGCCGATTGCCGGTGTTTGCATGGGTGCCTGTGGGTCCTGTGTGGCCTCAGGGGCCTGAGGTGCCTTAGGGGCCTGGGTTGCCTGAGGGGCTGTCGGTTCGCTTGTAACGCTAGGCTTTTGCCAGGCGTTAGTTGCAGGGGAGGGGGCAGCAGGGATGGGAGCCTTTGCGAATGGCCATATAACTGATATCGGTGGCATTGCCCCGGGATGGAGCGGTTTCGCGGGAGCTCTATTTGCAAGCCCGACAAGCAAACGGatgttaaattgtaaatttaaggATATTCCTTTTATCTTTGTCCTTGatgactttatttaaattgttaatgaagtagagtcaaataaaatttctctaTTTGAACATATATTCTGGGTTACAAAAACTTATTCTATTTGattcattatatgtatatatatatatatatatatatatatatatatatatatatatatatatatatatatatatgtatatatatatatatgtacattttatttactattgaaATGAGAGAATTTGGGCGCTGTAAACTTTTATCAGatctagataaaaaaaactacctagaaataagtattataacgTAAAAAGGTTTTTGAGGATCCATGGATGTTTGTTATACTTTAatacataaagtttttaataaacttcatATGAATATAAGTGTATAATTAGAGTAACACagattataatagaaaaaagtttGGTACATTTgtcaatgttattaataactcGATAACCGGTCTCAGTATTGGCAGAGCTGTAGACAAAATTTGGGGTAAAATATTGAAGTCATCTCACTTccagttagaaaaaaaattgaacacactaaaataaatatttatttcaataaaactatactaATAATAGTCcaatataacgaaataaatatatgtataaatgtattcataagttattataaaaatgttgtataattAGGATTGTGTAGGAGATGACTCGTCCTGCAAAGTcgatcataatttttaatgtgacaGGACACACTTGCGCGGATAATTCGAGACGCCTCGCTTTAACCAGCGCCAACATAATTGATATTTGACTCCTTTGTTCTGGATCTATAAGcgcattaattattattacgtcAATCAACCTTACTTCTGATTTACCaagtatactttttattataatttttgttgtattcaaaaattaattataattagtaaaaaaaggTACGATACgtatactaaaatttaatatattatttatttaggttgCGTAACGTACGAGAGTGTAAGTTATAAAGTAGAATTAGATTTTCAGAATTAATTACCTATTTATAAACTTACAgatgtcaaaaacaaaataaactcgacaatatttttaattttttttagaaatattactgTTAATAgatatcgttaaaaaaaatggcacaactcatttaaattgaaacattaGTTGAAAGTTAGGAAAAAGATccgattaattatttttacccaATTCATGATGAACCAAACAGTGCATTagaatatgtaatgtttttcgCCTTCCTTCAATAAACAAATCGCTGAATGTGGCTATGAACAATGGTCGaaggtttataaaaatgtaataatatatgtcagtATTTTTCGTATCAttgttctaaaaaaataaaagtttatcatacaattgataattttttcctttaaaaatatttgcaatcaCAACATACCTTTAATGATGGACTTATCAATCTACATATTGCAAGGAGAGTCGATAAAAGCCAACAGttgaacataaataatatctatgaaagaaataaatgtaaagtttttcatacatagaaaatattaaaatcaaattgttcttataataatacctGCTTTGCATAGATATTGTTGAATAGATGGATACAATCgcaaattttatcatatatttgcATGAGTTGAAACCAACAATAGCCGTTGTTAAATTTTGCGTAGCACGAATCGCTGAACAATTTCTGGAACAACATTAAATATCGAATATTTTGAAAGCATTGAGaatgaatatttgtattaaaattctattaataagTGGAAAAATTCTGCTTACCTTTATTATACATGTTGTGAGATCATCGCTGAAGACGATTTCTTTTGAAGGTGACATTCTCCCGACTTTTCTCAAAAGAACCTtgttgaaatttaagaattgtacataaataataattgcataCGACACACAGTTGACGCCTTGTAAGAGAACGATTAAAAACGTGAAGTAAGTTATTGtacttattaaattgaaacttaTGAGCCACGTGCAACATACAACAATTATAACGATTACAACAAGACAAATTGAAAGGATCCTCCGCTTGATAAACAGTTTCTTGGATTGATTGAAATGGCCATCAACTTCATCCatctttttgaaaatttttataaagtccCCGCTGTTGCAAAAGGATGTAACGAAAATATCGTATATCAGTTCTGTACATTGTAGAGCAGTAAAAGTTTTAGCTATAATTGTCAAAGGAAGATCAGTTTTTGTCTCTCTCCAAGTTACTCtttgtcttataataataatggctGTTAGAAAAATGGTTATAatcaatatacaatataaccTGCTCCAAATATTGACCTTACTTATGCCACTTTTCGTATATCTAATAGCATTCATTGCTACTAATGatgaaaaataagaaagaGGCTTAAAAGCTTTTGACAAAGAGGGATATTTTGGTATCTT
This window contains:
- the LOC116769262 gene encoding uncharacterized protein LOC116769262, coding for MSPSKEIVFSDDLTTCIIKKLFSDSCYAKFNNGYCWFQLMQIYDKICDCIHLFNNIYAKQILFMFNCWLLSTLLAICRLISPSLKNNDTKNTDIYYYIFINLRPLFIATFSDLFIEGRRKTLHILMHCLVHHELDPEQRSQISIMLALVKARRLELSAQVCPVTLKIMIDFAGRVISYTILIIQHFYNNL
- the LOC116769133 gene encoding uncharacterized protein LOC116769133; its protein translation is MSGYPYGGNPPQYPPPQNQIYPQIYNPTNASPVQAIPGYPSGQNPQFPYQPGFVVYPTQPLPGQLPPAAMSYPGAPAAPPNYGYQGFPNVAPQPSYEPVVEWIPTTPNEAHMFGNRAVVAGYEGYDHSPLWVIRARFEGDLIPGKLAIQHKAAYVPWGGAENAVHNIEVLCARPECIRWVDCCESSIPPNAIVAGNTSEGEPLYVGRAREQGSLTPGKVHPSHRAMYVSFAGKEISHKTYEILCTV